A DNA window from Armatimonadota bacterium contains the following coding sequences:
- the truA gene encoding tRNA pseudouridine(38-40) synthase TruA: MTLVHPLRTVRLTLEYDGTHFVGWQRQAQGRSVQAEVERAVAALTQAPARVVAAGRTDAGVHALGQVAHFRTTSSLPLERIVAGLNALLPPDVAVREAAEAPAQFHARRDARFRVYRYVILCRPTPSALLHPYAYHVRASLDREAMRQALTRLTGAHDFRAFCALGTPSGSSGCRLLHADLAERGDLLLFTFAADRFLRHMVRMMVGTLLRVGRNALSPEDVTRFLASGSGGSAGPATPPQGLYLVYVGY, encoded by the coding sequence ATGACCCTCGTGCACCCCCTGCGCACCGTCAGGCTGACCCTGGAGTATGACGGGACGCACTTCGTGGGCTGGCAACGCCAGGCGCAGGGCCGCTCGGTGCAGGCGGAGGTGGAGCGGGCGGTGGCGGCGCTTACCCAGGCGCCCGCCCGCGTGGTCGCTGCCGGCCGCACCGACGCCGGTGTGCACGCCCTGGGACAAGTGGCGCACTTCCGCACCACCAGCTCCCTGCCCCTGGAGCGGATTGTCGCCGGCCTGAACGCGCTCCTGCCTCCCGACGTCGCCGTGCGGGAGGCCGCCGAGGCGCCCGCCCAGTTTCACGCCCGGCGCGACGCCCGCTTCCGCGTCTACCGTTACGTCATCCTCTGCCGCCCCACCCCCTCGGCCCTCCTGCACCCGTATGCCTATCACGTGCGGGCGTCCCTGGATCGGGAGGCCATGCGTCAGGCCCTGACCCGACTCACGGGGGCGCACGACTTTCGGGCATTTTGCGCCCTAGGTACCCCATCTGGGAGCAGCGGGTGCAGGCTTCTCCACGCCGACCTGGCCGAGCGCGGCGACCTCCTCCTGTTCACCTTCGCCGCCGACCGCTTTCTGCGGCACATGGTCCGGATGATGGTGGGGACGCTGCTCAGGGTGGGCCGCAACGCCCTCTCCCCCGAGGACGTCACCCGGTTCCTGGCCTCCGGGAGCGGCGGAAGCGCGGGTCCTGCCACCCCGCCGCAGGGTCTCTACCTGGTGTACGTCGGCTACTGA
- a CDS encoding energy-coupling factor transporter transmembrane component T, protein MELVRYVAIGQYLPRDSVVHRLDPRTKIGVTTLAMVAIFIIPNFSGYGLLAALLLGLFVLAQIPLGYAARSLRPILFLLLLTFVLNLFFSGVRDGTVLLRLGPLVITAEGLRRAAFIGLRLILLVVATSLFTYTTSPMALTDGMERLLRPLRRIGVPGHELAMMMSIALRFIPTLLEETERIIKAQMARGAEFQRGGLLQRARALLPILVPLFVSAFRRADELALAMEARAYRGGEGRTRMRELAFTWEDGVAWAVALAAAAVVLAPRWLGLP, encoded by the coding sequence ATGGAGCTGGTCCGCTACGTCGCCATCGGGCAGTACCTGCCGCGGGACTCGGTGGTGCACCGCCTCGACCCGCGGACGAAGATCGGCGTGACCACGCTGGCCATGGTGGCCATCTTCATCATCCCCAACTTCAGCGGGTACGGCCTTCTGGCCGCGCTGCTGCTGGGGCTGTTCGTGCTGGCGCAGATCCCGCTGGGGTACGCCGCCCGCAGCCTGCGGCCCATCCTCTTCCTCCTGCTGCTCACCTTCGTCCTCAACCTGTTCTTCAGCGGCGTGCGCGACGGGACCGTGCTGCTACGGCTGGGTCCGCTGGTGATCACCGCCGAAGGGCTGCGCCGGGCGGCGTTCATCGGCCTGCGCCTGATCCTGCTGGTGGTGGCCACCTCGCTGTTCACCTACACCACCTCGCCCATGGCCCTCACCGACGGCATGGAGCGGCTGCTTCGTCCCCTGCGGCGCATCGGTGTGCCCGGGCACGAGTTGGCCATGATGATGTCCATCGCCCTGCGCTTCATCCCCACCTTACTGGAGGAGACGGAGCGGATCATCAAGGCGCAGATGGCCCGGGGCGCGGAATTCCAGCGGGGCGGTCTCCTGCAGCGCGCCAGGGCCTTGCTTCCCATCCTGGTGCCGCTCTTCGTCTCGGCCTTCCGCCGCGCCGACGAGCTGGCCCTGGCCATGGAGGCCCGAGCCTACCGTGGGGGAGAGGGACGGACCCGGATGAGGGAGCTGGCCTTCACCTGGGAGGACGGGGTGGCCTGGGCGGTGGCGCTGGCCGCTGCGGCCGTGGTCCTGGCGCCCCGCTGGCTGGGACTGCCATGA
- a CDS encoding energy-coupling factor transporter ATPase, with translation MIEVRDVHHVYLRDSPLEATALRGITLTIRDGERVGLIGPTGSGKSTLVQTMNGLIRPTAGTVLVDGEDIFAPHTDRRRVRQKVALLFQYPEQQLFEESVARDVAFGPRNLGLPEEEAQFRAREALRAVGLDPDRFGPRSPFTLSGGEMRRVALAGVLAMSPRVLILDEPTAGLDPQGKAEFLRLILQLHAERDLTIILISHSMDEIAQTVERVIVLDQGRVVMDGPTRQIFARADELERLHLGLPQTAQILHRLRARGLPVRTDLLSVEEARAELLRVLRPV, from the coding sequence ATGATCGAGGTGCGCGACGTCCACCACGTCTACCTGAGGGACTCGCCGCTGGAGGCCACGGCCCTGCGCGGCATCACCCTGACCATCAGGGACGGGGAACGGGTCGGCCTGATCGGTCCCACCGGTTCGGGCAAGTCCACGCTGGTGCAGACTATGAACGGGCTGATCCGCCCCACCGCCGGCACCGTCCTGGTGGACGGGGAGGACATCTTCGCCCCCCACACCGACCGCCGCCGCGTGCGCCAGAAGGTGGCTCTCCTCTTCCAGTACCCCGAGCAGCAGCTCTTCGAGGAGAGCGTGGCCCGGGACGTGGCCTTCGGCCCGCGCAACCTGGGCCTGCCGGAGGAGGAGGCACAATTCCGCGCGCGCGAAGCCCTGCGGGCGGTGGGCCTGGACCCTGACCGGTTCGGCCCGCGGTCGCCCTTCACCCTCTCCGGGGGGGAGATGCGCCGCGTGGCCCTGGCCGGGGTGCTGGCCATGTCCCCCCGTGTCCTCATCCTGGACGAGCCCACCGCCGGGCTGGACCCGCAGGGCAAGGCGGAGTTCCTGCGGCTGATCCTGCAGCTGCACGCGGAGCGCGACCTGACCATCATCCTGATCAGCCACAGCATGGACGAGATCGCCCAGACCGTGGAGCGGGTGATCGTCCTGGACCAGGGGCGCGTGGTCATGGACGGCCCGACGCGGCAGATCTTCGCCCGGGCTGACGAGCTGGAACGGCTGCACCTGGGTCTTCCCCAGACGGCACAGATCCTGCACCGCCTGAGGGCTCGCGGCCTGCCCGTGCGCACTGACCTGTTGAGCGTGGAGGAGGCACGCGCCGAGCTTCTGCGCGTGCTGCGTCCGGTCTGA
- a CDS encoding energy-coupling factor transporter ATPase has protein sequence MTPLIQVENLSYVYNPGTPQAVVALDDVSLQLERGEYVALVGANGSGKSTLAKCLNALLVPTSGRVLVDGLDTRDPHVVWQVRQRVGMVFQNPDNQLVATVVEEDVAFGPENLGLPPAEIRRRVEEALRIVGMWEHRRHAPHLLSGGQKQRVAIAGMLAMRPSCLILDEATAMLDPQGRAEVLQTVARLTREEGITVVHITHAMEEAALARRMVVLAGGRVVLQGTPAEVFEKPEILRRLQLTLPPAAALGRQLRAAGLPLRGPLTTVDQLVDALTALAAARRS, from the coding sequence CTGACCCCCCTGATCCAGGTCGAGAACCTCTCCTACGTCTACAACCCCGGGACCCCGCAGGCGGTCGTCGCCCTCGACGACGTCTCCCTGCAGCTGGAGCGCGGCGAGTACGTGGCCCTGGTCGGAGCCAACGGCTCGGGCAAGTCCACCCTGGCCAAGTGCCTCAATGCCCTGCTGGTGCCCACGAGCGGCAGGGTCCTGGTGGACGGGTTGGACACGCGGGACCCACACGTCGTCTGGCAGGTGCGGCAGCGGGTGGGGATGGTCTTCCAGAATCCGGACAACCAGCTGGTGGCCACCGTGGTGGAGGAGGATGTGGCCTTCGGACCGGAAAACCTGGGTCTGCCACCGGCGGAGATCCGCCGCAGGGTGGAGGAGGCGCTGCGCATCGTGGGGATGTGGGAGCACCGCCGCCACGCGCCACACCTGCTCTCCGGCGGGCAGAAGCAGCGCGTGGCCATCGCCGGGATGCTGGCCATGCGGCCCTCCTGTCTCATCCTGGACGAGGCCACCGCGATGCTGGACCCGCAGGGGCGGGCGGAGGTACTGCAGACCGTGGCCCGCCTCACCCGCGAGGAGGGCATCACCGTCGTGCACATCACCCACGCCATGGAAGAGGCGGCCCTGGCCCGCCGCATGGTGGTCCTGGCCGGTGGACGGGTGGTGCTGCAGGGCACTCCCGCCGAGGTCTTCGAGAAGCCTGAGATCCTGCGCCGGCTGCAACTGACACTGCCCCCGGCGGCGGCGCTGGGGCGGCAGCTGCGGGCGGCCGGGTTACCCCTGCGCGGCCCCCTGACCACGGTGGACCAGCTGGTAGACGCCCTCACCGCCCTGGCGGCGGCGCGACGCTCATGA